The genome window TGTATTGATTTGGCATGTCAATTATATTTTAGGTCACGTTAAAGTAGTGGGCAGAGGATGGCCCGTGTACGCATCAACGGCTGCCGAAATTCACCCGAGAAGATCGCACTCGCACCTCCATTCCGGTATCTTAAAGCATCAGGAAACAACACTGACTGCACGAGTTTCAGTAAATTCTGCACTTGGAAAGCAAATAGTTTCCCTTACTCTTTGCTGCCCGTGACGCATGTGAGTCCAAAAAGTGCAGAAATTAGCATATCGCACTGAACAAACGAGGCATCTGTTGTAAAGCCGCAGTTACAGGATGTCAAACGACATTGCGACGCATCTCATTAAAAACAACCGCAAACCATTCTTAACAGTGGCAAGCTCGTAATTAGTGCAGTGCGTCAGTTTAATCTGTTGCTCAGAATGTCGGCGAGTATGGTGTTTCTGTGCTTGACGCTCCGGGGGATTATTTACACAGGTACCTCTTTATTCACAAGAACAGCTACTttaatttataaaacattttccgAAGTCGTTTCCACATAAATGCAATGAACGTAATTCCTCTATCTAGATTCATTTTTCTCTCTTCCATCTCCATGTCGTATCTAATACAATTATCCCGGATTTGACTATTTTCTCTGACAGCTGCGGACCACAGTTCGTTCAGAGTGACTCAAGCGCCCGAACAGGCGATTGTATCCAAAGGGGGAGACATCACCTTCTACTGCATATTCCCAATCTCTCAAACCCATTCCTGGGTAAGAGTGTATTGGTGGAAACAGGGTGAGGATGAATACCTGCCAAGAAGCGCCGATAAGAGAAAACGATTTGGTCTGGAAGGTAAAGCGAGAGGTTTCTTTCAGTTAATGCGCGCGACTTTCCAAGACTCTGGAGTCTATCACTGCGCAGTGATCCGAGAGGGAATAGTTGGAGGAAATGGAACCGGATCACATCTCATTGTGCATGGTAAGTGTGAAACACCACAGAGCGGGACTGTCGCAAACATATCAAACATAACAAAGGGGAATGTTTTGTGATTGTTTTATTGTAGTTTTTGACAGTATAAACATTTCTGCGATCACATTTCGCGAGAATGTTAAGTTGCATTTTCGTGTTCTCTATATAGAACTACCAATTTGAGAGTAAAATATAACCCTCCACACTGAGAGTACAGCAAAATGTTTAAATGATAAGCAATTGGCCTGTAACTCCAAATAAATTTATACACCAGATATCTGACAGCGGAAGTTCAGAACAAATTCCAAGCTTATAACTGAGTGAAAATGGTTTATATTAACACGCTTCCCCCACCATATACACGGCTCTTAGCCCATTTTGAATGGTCTGTCTGCTCCCATCTCCGTCTCTAGGGTTTAACACTCTTGAAATTAATTCTCACATCATGTTTGGCTCGTTAGCGTCACGGATTTGAAAGCCAGCGTGCAACTAACTGTTGATTAACGGATTCACTTAACAAACTGGAGCTTGGAATTCACAACGTTGTCGCCTCACTAACCCCCAATAAATACAATACGCCGGAACTGTGTTGCTGAAACCTCCTGAGGTTCAACCGAATATAGTTCGTTTCACCAATCTTCATGCTTCGGCTGTGAGATCAGTCCGATACCTGCTAATGCCCTCCTTTTATCATCGCAATGTGCAGATCACTCGTCACTTTCtaactgagtaaaaaaaatggaGGACTGGGCGCGCCAACTTTCCCCCAGGGTTTATTTGTTTAATTCTTTGGACGATGAAACGTGACATTGATTAGCAATCGTTGCGAGGCGTCTGCTGAGTAACTCAAAGTGCATGTAACGCAGTGCATGTAAACAAATGCCGGTGACGATGAGTGATATGGATGAGGTGTGTGTTGACGATCTGCCTAACATTAACAGGACAGGAGACTGTGCTTTAGAATGTTGCTGTTAGAATAAAATGGACCGATGGTAAATAAGAATCATATTTAATTTCTCCCAATGGTGCCCAGTAACTCGATTTTGTTCATTCTCTGTTCCGCAGCTCCCCCAACTCCACTGAAGATTGTCTCCAGGACAGCTGAGGGGAATTCATCTGCGACTCTGACTCTTGTGTGTGAAACGGCTGAGTTTTATCCGGAGAATTTCACCCTCGCTTGGTATAAAAACGGCGTTGTAATTGCAACAGGAATAAATACCATTAAACGGCAGAACACTGAGGGGCTGTATGAAGtttccagctctttggaagagacgCAGTATGTCCCGAGCGGCACGAATTATACCTGTGTGATATCTCACGTCTCGCTCAAGACTCCAGCTATTGTCACCTATAGTGTTACGAAATCTAACCAAGGTACGAGGCCAACAGTCCAAGAGGATAGTTAAAATCGCAAACAGATATATCGTATAGTTTGCAAACAAATATATTGTAGAGCTTGTATTGATAATCATGAAGATATTTCGCTGGAAACGCATGGGAAATAATCACAAAAACATAAAATTCTTGTTTTAATGTATAATATAATTGAACCCAATGTGTTGTAAAACGGGGTTATATCGTCCATAGCACAAATTTTGTGTCAAACCTTATTTGCCTTCAACTTCCTCTATTTTACGTATAACGAATGGAAACAGGAGTTTATCTTTTGTATCCCATTATATTTCTCTCCTGCTTAGTATTAATACATCTTCGGGTTTTTTTCCGTTTTAAATGGTTTCATTCTTTACCACTGCCGGCTTTCCCTGCATCAGGATAATTACCATGAGCTGCagtgaacttttttttattcgttcatgtgatgtgggcgtcgctggtaaggacagcatttattacccatccctaattgcccttgagaaggtggtggtgagccgccttctagaaaggctgcattccgtgtggtgaaggttctcccacagtgctattaggtagggatttccaggattttgacccagcagcgatgaagcaaccgcgatatatttccaaatcgggataatgtgtgacttggaggggaacgtgcaggtggtgttgttcccatgtgcctgctgctcttgtccttctaggtcgcgggtttgggaggtgctgtccaatGAGTCTTGGCgaattactgcagtgcatcctgtggatagtaca of Heptranchias perlo isolate sHepPer1 chromosome 16, sHepPer1.hap1, whole genome shotgun sequence contains these proteins:
- the LOC137333256 gene encoding tyrosine-protein phosphatase non-receptor type substrate 1-like, producing MSASMVFLCLTLRGIIYTAADHSSFRVTQAPEQAIVSKGGDITFYCIFPISQTHSWVRVYWWKQGEDEYLPRSADKRKRFGLEGKARGFFQLMRATFQDSGVYHCAVIREGIVGGNGTGSHLIVHAPPTPLKIVSRTAEGNSSATLTLVCETAEFYPENFTLAWYKNGVVIATGINTIKRQNTEGLYEVSSSLEETQYVPSGTNYTCVISHVSLKTPAIVTYSVTKSNQAGVIDVSFYFWVPICAVAGLVFLVLMVFIGRRCGLQNNEGKQERVMGPTRREELGAEAEIVHYVALDLSKDMKIPRRKGEEQRTVYAQKHKGQPVTS